The Rhea pennata isolate bPtePen1 chromosome 5, bPtePen1.pri, whole genome shotgun sequence nucleotide sequence GTTTAACAGTAGGGGAGGAGTGATGCTCAGCATTTCACACAACCTGTGTTTCATTTGcattgttgctttttaaatctgaaCAAAGCAAGATCTGACCCTAACTTTTGCATCAGCAGCTATAATTAGTACTAAAGGCTTTGTCGTGCAGCAGTCACATTTGGAACAAGAGTTTCACCATACTCAACAGGAGTCTCCACTTGCTCTTCATAGTGTCTGTTAAGTCCTGTCTTAGAATGTACAGAAAAGGTTAAAGCCTTACCTTTGGATACTTTTATGATTCTTGTCTTACTCATTTTTGCCTATTTTGTCTTGTCACTACTTACAACTCTCTTCTTGAGTTAGAACATTTCTTTTAGGTATCCAACATAGTTGAACTTGTTATTTGCTAACCAGCTGCATATATTATAATTTGgaatgagcaggaaaaaaaatgtctggaTATGTCATATCTCATTGCAAATTACAGCTGACACAGCTCTATGGAAAATAAAGTATGAGAATTTGTAAAAATTGTAGCTATAGAATTTGATGAAACTGGTAGAGTTGACTGAAAAGACTTGAAAAGCCTTTGTTTAGAGAGTGCATTTAAATATTCACAATTAATTTAATgttctccttttgcctttttttctttcaggctaTTCAAACTCCAGAAGGACCAATACCAAATAAATTATGAATGTTGAACAAGATGACCTTACATCCACAGCAGATAATGATAGGTCCTAGGTTTAACAGGGCCCTATTTGACCCCCTGCTTGTGGTGCTGCTGGCTCTTCAGCTTCTTGTGGTGGCTGGTCTAGTGAGGGCTCAAACTTGTCCTTCAGTCTGCTCCTGCAGCAACCAGTTCAGTAAAGTGATTTGTGTTCGGAAAAATCTGAGAGACGTGCCAGACGGCATCTCCACCAACACCCGGTTACTCAATCTCCATGAGAACCAGATCCAAATCATTAAAGTGAATAGCTTCAAACATCTGAGGCACCTAGAAATCCTGCAGCTCAGTAGGAATCACATCAGAACAATTGAAATAGGGGCTTTCAATGGTCTGGCCAATCTCAATACTTTAGAACTCTTTGACAATCGTCTGACCACTATCCCAAATGGGGCTTTTGTATACCTGTCAAAACTGAAGGAACTGTGGTTGAGAAACAACCCCATTGAAAGTATCCCTTCCTATGCTTTTAACAGAATCCCTTCTCTCCGGAGATTGGATTTGGGGGAATTGAAAAGGCTTTCGTATATCTCAGAAGGTGCCTTTGAAGGTCTGTCCAATTTGAGGTATTTGAACCTTGCCATGTGCAACCTTCGAGAGATTCCTAACCTCACGCCACTTGTGAAACTAGATGAGTTAGATCTTTCTGGGAATCACCTGACTGCCATCCGGCCAGGTTCCTTCCAAGGGTTAATGCATCTTCAAAAATTGTGGATGATACAGTCTCAGATTCAAGTGATAGAAAGGAATGCTTTCGATAACCTTCAGTCACTTGTGGAGATCAATTTGGCACACAACAATCTAACGCTACTGCCTCATGACCTGTTCACACCACTCCGTCTAGAAAGGATACACTTGCACCACAATCCTTGGAACTGCAACTGTGATATCCTTTGGCTCAGCTGGTGGATTAAAGACAAGGCACCCTCCAATACTGCATGCTGTGCCCGTTGCCACACACCTCCCAGTTTGAAAGGAAGGTACATTGGTGAGCTGGACCTGAATTACTTCACATGTTATGCTCCAGTCATAGTGGAGCCACCAGCGGACCTCAACGTCACAGAAGGCATGGCTGCAGAGATGAAATGCCGAGCATCAACCTCGCTGACCTCTGTATCTTGGATTACTCCAAATGGATCTGTAATGACGCATGGGGCATACAGAGTTCGGATTGCTGTGCTCAGTGATGGCACATTAAATTTTACAAAGGTAACGGTGCAAGACACGGGTTTGTATACATGCATGGTGAGTAACTCTGTTGGGAATACCACAGCTTCTGCCACACTGAATGTGACTGCCCTGGATAACCCTGGTTACACGTACTTTTCAACCGTCACAGTAGAGACTGTGGAACCTTCTCAGGATGAGGCACAGACCACAGAGCAGGTTGGGCCCACACCAGTTACCAACTGGGAGACCACTAACATGACAACCTCACTCACTCCACAGAGCACAAGatcaacagaaaaaacattcaCCATCCCTGTGACGGACGCAAACAACGGGATCCCAGGAATAGATGAGGTGATGAAGACTACCAAAATCATAATTGGTTGTTTTGTGGCTATCACGCTCATGGCTGCTGTGATGCTGGTAATTTTCTACAAAATGAGGAAACAGCATCACCGGCAGAACCATCATGCTCCAACACGGACTGTAGAGATCATTAACGTGGATGACGAGCTTACAGGTGACACACCCATAGAGAGTCACTTGCCCATGCCAGCAATAGAGCATGAGCACCTAAATCACTATAACTCTTATAAGTCTCCTTTCAACCACACAACAACAGTTAACACAATAAATTCAATACACAGTTCAGTGCATGAACCGTTATTGATCCGAATGAACTCAAAAGACAATGTACAAGAGACTCAAATCTAAAACATTTATGACATtatggggtgggagggggggaCAACAAAAGACGgtttataaaagaaatgacACAAATGACTGGGCTAAATCTACTGTTTCAAAAAAGTgtctttacaaagaaaaagaaatttatttattaaaaattctatTGTGATCTAAAGCAGACAAAATTATGTGTATTCCTCAGAACCTGTTTTTGCTGCACTTATTtaccctcctccttcccttttccctccttaaCCTACCCTGATTCCCATTTGCCATATTTTTCATAGGAGATCTTGATTCCCTAAAAGAACTGGTCTAGGAAATTTTGTAAGAATTCTGTTACACTTTGGGAACTTTTATGGTGAATTCTAGTTGTGAGATTCGGTCTATTTtgtcaaaaattttttttcttttcctttcacatgCCCTTTTGAAATTATTCGACAGGGAATGATACATTAGCAGCAactttacaaaagagaaaaaaaaaataaacaagtaatttttttttcatgtagtgACCTTCTCTGTATTTACCAAAAGGACCATTCTGTGAAGAAGtgggaaaaagtttttttaaaaaaaggaaaaataaacaggaaattaATATACTTGTGCAAACCTGTGAAACCCATGATCTTTTAAACAACTCTAGAACCAGAATTTGTAGTTCAAACACTAAACTaagattataaataaaatattgtttttctgtaCTTGGATATAGCTCATTTTTAGCGTGACTTTAAAcatatttgttaaaatttttacAATCTTCTTCTGTGATGGTCCGATACATAATCACTTTAAAGagaataattcaaatattttgaattattaCCGAAGAATAacatagttttcattttagtatATGTAAACAACATACTGACAAACAAGGATGCTTGACTCTTAATGCAAAATTATGATGATTCATTctaacagtattttcatttatctCCTTTGTGTTGAGAGATATATTCCACAACATCCAGAAAAGTTCTACAAAAGTTCTACAAAGAACTTACTAaacaatgctgt carries:
- the LRRC4C gene encoding leucine-rich repeat-containing protein 4C codes for the protein MLNKMTLHPQQIMIGPRFNRALFDPLLVVLLALQLLVVAGLVRAQTCPSVCSCSNQFSKVICVRKNLRDVPDGISTNTRLLNLHENQIQIIKVNSFKHLRHLEILQLSRNHIRTIEIGAFNGLANLNTLELFDNRLTTIPNGAFVYLSKLKELWLRNNPIESIPSYAFNRIPSLRRLDLGELKRLSYISEGAFEGLSNLRYLNLAMCNLREIPNLTPLVKLDELDLSGNHLTAIRPGSFQGLMHLQKLWMIQSQIQVIERNAFDNLQSLVEINLAHNNLTLLPHDLFTPLRLERIHLHHNPWNCNCDILWLSWWIKDKAPSNTACCARCHTPPSLKGRYIGELDLNYFTCYAPVIVEPPADLNVTEGMAAEMKCRASTSLTSVSWITPNGSVMTHGAYRVRIAVLSDGTLNFTKVTVQDTGLYTCMVSNSVGNTTASATLNVTALDNPGYTYFSTVTVETVEPSQDEAQTTEQVGPTPVTNWETTNMTTSLTPQSTRSTEKTFTIPVTDANNGIPGIDEVMKTTKIIIGCFVAITLMAAVMLVIFYKMRKQHHRQNHHAPTRTVEIINVDDELTGDTPIESHLPMPAIEHEHLNHYNSYKSPFNHTTTVNTINSIHSSVHEPLLIRMNSKDNVQETQI